Genomic DNA from Deltaproteobacteria bacterium:
CGTCTTGTGTTTCTTTTAGACGGTGAAACGCCTCAAACACTTTCCGGTGGTATACCGGATCGATCCCGATGCCGTTATCCCTGACATAAAATTGATGGAAACCTTCTACATCTTTGTATCCGATCTCGATCCTGGGATACCCAGTATCCCCCATAAACTTGGTAGCATTGACGAGTAGGTTTTCAAAAACCTGATAGATCCTATCTCCATCACAGCAAATAATGGGAAGGCTACTGCTCACAACAAGCTCGATGCCTTTTGCCTCCAAACGGTCTTGGAGCCCTGAGGTTACGTTTTTTACTATGTCAAGGGAAGGAATCTCCTCAAAATTAAATACAACCCGTCCGATCAGTGACAAAGCCAGGAGGTCGGAGACCAGGACCTCCATTCGGCGGGCACTGCCTCTAATCTGGTGAAGATACGCACGGCCCTTTTCTCCCAATGTCTCCTCATATTTCCTGAGGAGCCGAGCAGAAAACCCCTGGATGGCAATGATGGGAGTTTTCAAGTCGTGGGAGACAACACGGACAAAGTTCTGCAATTCCTCGTTGATGCTTCTCAGTTCCTCATTGATCGTCCGAAGTCCTCCCTCCATTTCAAGCCTTAGATCATCACGAAGAAGCCATCTGGCCAACTGCTTGACAAAAGTAAGGGCAACTTGGGGATGGTTTCCTAAGATCCGGTCAAACTGATCCTGAGGAACGACGGTCAGGTGCGTCTCTTCGACGGTTTCTACACAGGCCGATCTGCGCTCCCCGGTTAAGAGGGCAATTTCCCCGAAACTGTCCCCTGGTCCTAAGTGGGCTAGATCAGTTTCCATGCCCTCTCTGCCTTTTCTGAATACCCTCACCTTTCCAGCATTGATGATGAAATAACTGTCGCATGGATCACCCTGTCGAAAAATGATGGTATGAGGCGGCACAACCCTGTCTTCAATCATCTGTTCAAGCTCATATAATGTCTCTTCGGGTATATCAGCGAAGATGGGGCTCTGTGATAGTCCGTGTTTTTTCTTTTTATTTCGGCTCATAGTGCATTGCCTTAAAAAAACGTAACGACAAGATCATGGATTTGCCTCCAAAAAGCTCGCCTAGGCCATCGTATTTCCGCAACATTTTATGGGTTCATCTCTTTGCGCTCATACAGCACCGGGCATCGGCTTAAGTGTCTGCCACCGCAATCATATATCTCCGGTAAGGTATTGGAGCAGGATGACACAGCAAAGTCGCACCTTGGATGAAAGGG
This window encodes:
- a CDS encoding cyclic nucleotide-binding domain-containing protein — translated: MSRNKKKKHGLSQSPIFADIPEETLYELEQMIEDRVVPPHTIIFRQGDPCDSYFIINAGKVRVFRKGREGMETDLAHLGPGDSFGEIALLTGERRSACVETVEETHLTVVPQDQFDRILGNHPQVALTFVKQLARWLLRDDLRLEMEGGLRTINEELRSINEELQNFVRVVSHDLKTPIIAIQGFSARLLRKYEETLGEKGRAYLHQIRGSARRMEVLVSDLLALSLIGRVVFNFEEIPSLDIVKNVTSGLQDRLEAKGIELVVSSSLPIICCDGDRIYQVFENLLVNATKFMGDTGYPRIEIGYKDVEGFHQFYVRDNGIGIDPVYHRKVFEAFHRLKETQDVEGTGLGLAIVERIVTNHGGRVWAESEKGKGATFYFTLPKESPVHQAV